Within the Panulirus ornatus isolate Po-2019 chromosome 35, ASM3632096v1, whole genome shotgun sequence genome, the region ACTGCGCCTACGCCACCTGGCTTGCCATCTCTTCAGGGAAAGAGCCTGACGCTTGAGGGCGTGGACCGGCATGTGGAGGGCACCTACCTTTGCACTGCTGACAACGGGATAGGGGAGCTGGCCTCGGCAGCCATGTCCGTCACAGTGGAGTACCCACCGGAGATCACCACTGAGAAGGTCAGTTGATAGTTCTTGTCACTGTATGAATCACCTCTGAGAAGGTCAGTTCAAACACAGTTCTTGTCTTTGCATAAATCACCACTGAGAAGGGCAGTTGAGACACAGTTCTTGCCGTTGTATAACCAGGGTTACACAGCACTGAGCTACCACTCTCAGGGTATGCAAATATTTGTCATCTATTATGTCGACTTCCTCATGTCATTCTCGAGGTGCTTCTGTAATTACTCAGCCCAATGTACGTGACGTAATTTTGACTAACCTAAGATAGGATAATCAGAGCAAGATTGTTGTATAAAGGGAACAATATCTTAACCACTGGGAAACGTATTAAGGCTATAGCAGTATACTCCCTTACCAGTTAGGATCATATACTAAGTTCCAGTCATTCAGGAAAGTTCTATATAGTTTTGCGACAGCAGATGGACGAATCTCAGTCTTGTCTCACACAGTTAACCATGTCTTCCGTCCTGTGGGTTACAGGCCATCGTACGGACTGGCGAGGGAGACCACGTCGAGCTGGTGTGCCTAGTTCGCGGTCGTCCGTCCCCTGACGTGACCTGGACGCTGGACGGACGCCAGCTTCCCGACACGGACATGGACACGCAGCTGCACCTACCAGACCTTACCAGTGGTGGTTACGACTCCCAGAAGGACCACCTGAGCCTCACCCACGCCGCCCAccgccacaccctcaccatcaagaaTGTCTCCGAGAAGGACTTCGGGGCTTATGTGTGCATCGCCGAGAACGTCCATGGTCAGAGGAAAGCAGCCATACAGATGACAGGTGCGTGTGTACGAGACCttgttcagctctctctctctctctctctctctctctctctctccactgtgtgtgtgtgtgtgtgtgtgtgtgtgtgtactcaagtGCTCATCTCTACCTGTCTGGCTCTGCATGAGACAATGAATTCATCTGTCTGTATCATTTTCCAACTTAGTAAATCTTAAGTCAGCCTTATTGATAAGCCAAGTCACTTCGTGATTTTCTTATTCCCACCCCCAGGTCTTTGACAGCCAGgttttcatctttccctcctcacttattcttgactaagccacctcacactctccttgTCTCTGCCAGATCCCCGTAAGAAGCCTTACTCTTTCCCTAACTAGGACCTTCTAAACCACCTAACATGATCTCCACTTTACACTCTCCCTTTCCTCACCCTTCCTGGCCAAGCCACATGGCACTTTTTCTCTACCAGACCACCGTAAGCCACAATTTTCCCTCTCCTCACCAGgattgcccaaaccacctcagctGACAAGCAGCCCCAATGGCGGCGAGAGCACCATGTACACCCTCACCTGGGAGACGGAGAGCTACTACCCCATCACCGAGTTCCTCATCAAGTACCGGAAGACTCAACTTGGGGCATGGCAGGTGGGTGACCgtgggtggagggaaaggagcaGCGCTGCTGTTCCTCCCTGGCGTTGGATGACCAGTGATGGAAGGAGTGAAGTAGGGGCCCTGGTACTCCCATGCTGGGGTGACTGAGGGTGTGATCAGTGGTGGAAGGAGTGGAGTAAGGGCTCGAGAGTTCCCTTGATTGGGGTGGCAGGTGGGTGACCAGTGGTAGAAGGAGTGGATTAATGACTCATACACTCTCAAGAATTATGGCAAATGGATGACCAGTGGTGGAGTTATGGGAAAGGTAGCTCCTGTGTTCTGCTAAGGGTAGGGCAGGTAGATAACCATTGATACAATAGAATTTGCTCTGATGCTCTTCCCTACTTCCTCATTATCGATAATCCTTTCTTGCATTTAAAGTGAAATGTTTAACGTGAAGGAGAGGTAAAATTCGTTGATATTTCAAGGtacatcatcaagaacagattcAGTATAATTGGTTGAGCATTTTGCTACGACCACTCCAAACAGCCGGTGTCTAATGATTTTAACTGAGCTGTTGTGCAAGCTGACTTTATCACTTATCTTAACTCGTACCTAACAGCCTTGCTAAGACAGCGGCTCCTCCCTGGCtgcctcatacatacacatacatagcgtCTGCTAAGTTAAAGCGTCTTTCCCCTGTGTCTGCAGACTAATCGAACAATGGTGATGGCCGGGTCTTGGGAGAACGTGTCCCAGATTGTGGACTCGGTGAATGTTAGCAGAGATACGCGTCACTCTATGGCCTTCACGCTGACGGGGCTGGAGGTGGCCACAGACTACGTGGTCGTCGTCAGGGTCAGGAACAAGTATGGCTGGTCGGCAGAGTCCGAACACTTCCACTTTTCTACCAAGAAAGGTAAGGCTTGAGTGTACAAGGTGTCCAGCTATCTTTATATCGGGAAACCATACACTTCAGTCTACTACGGAGGGTTTCTGATAAGACAAATTGATTAATCTAATTGCCATTCTGGACCAGTTCTGAAAGTTGTCACTTTATCAGATCAACAAAATAGAGATTTAGCTTAGTAGTTTCTTCATGACATCTAAAAACTAAAGTTATATAATGAAGAAAAGATAGCTGCTGGTGATTTCACTGACACATTTCATATACAGTACATTTCAAACGCAGATTTTGTAAAGTAAATGAAGATACAAGGCAAATCTACTTCAGTCAACACGTATGTACAATTTGTTACACTGACGTCTCAAAGATTTTGTTATCATTAAACCTATTATTTCTGATATTTCAGCCATGGCGGTGCTCCAGTCGACCAGTGGGGCGAGAGGCCAGTCAGTCACCCTCTCCGTAgggctcctcctcccactctgtcTCATGAACATCTAGAGAACAATGTCCTGtgaaaatccccccctcccccccaaatgaATACCTGAAATACCCAGCACCAGCAAACGCTTATTCCCATAATGACAAATGGCCCATGAAACCACCCCCTCCTTTTAAAGATCTCTTGACATGACTGGACCTATGAAAGTATTATAATGATAGTGTTTAGGCAAATaacaagaagaaagttagagCACGGACTGGATAAGCTACCAACCAttcagagggaaaaaagaaaatggaaatcagtGCCAGATGGGGCAGCGAGAGTAGGCCCATAAACatagcggcagcagcagtagcacacacacacacacacacacacacacacacaccctccctccccactcactcagTGTCTTTGGATGAGCCTGCTCATGTCTAGTGCTCGGAggagaagactttttttttcttatgttgttgttgttggctagTGACTCACAGAGAGAGATCGCTAGAGCCTGGCGAGCCCCACCCCCCAAGAGGCACACCTGTCCACTGTACATTTATGCTGTGTGCGTTAGCATTTTCGGTATAATTTCTTAACTGTACTGAAATTAGGATTACCTTCATATTTAGGTGTAGCATGAAGCCATGGTTTGGTTCTGCATCCTCCACAACTTCAGGCGATGAAAACTGCTTCAGATATAATCCGGGAAAGTAATCCATCAAATGTAATTCAAAAGTAATATAAGTATTAGATGACATTCCCTCGACGGTGTCGCCTGGAAAACCCGATGCATTATCATACTGCCTAACTAGAGCCTTGGTTTTGTAGTCATAATGCCCTGGTATATGGAAATATAGTTGGATGATAACCTGTAACTGATAAAGTGTGTATAGGGAAATTACTTTGTAAATATTCTCGATATTTGAGGAGTTATCCGTAAAGCATTTTATGCCATTCTGGTCAGGAATTTCTAATGAAttatgtctcatatatatatatatatatatatatatatatatatatatatatatatatatatatatatatatatatatatatatatatatatatatatatatatatatatatatatatatagaatgtaaacATGTAGGTGTTGCTGGACTTCGGCAACAAGAGGTTAAGGCAACGAATGAAAAGCCACCCTTGGCCAGGCTGCATCACTGGACGTACAGTCTCGCCTCGTCAGGgaatttttcactccaaaggagtttttATTTTGCTGCTACAAGaggtagcgcaaccttgggctgctGGAGCCTCTAGAAATaagtcctgagtaacaccagaacCTTTttgatagaaattggtcctggtgtgtgtgtgtgtgtgggtgtgtgtgtgtgggtgtgtgggtgggtgggtgggtgtgtttgggtgtgtgtgtttatgttttgtgATCATTTCCATGTTTCTGTTTATCTTTGAAGGTGTGcggtgtaggtatatgtatgtgtttatgtgattGTGCACATGcgtgtatgtatgattatgttgtgtgcttgtgtgtttgagTTCATCATTCGTATATGTATGGACGACGTGTTTGTGCTTATGTGTATCTCCTGTATATGCAGGGATCATGTAATATGAGGGAATGTATACTGGACATGTATAAGTGTCTGGCTTTCATATAGACAGGCGTGTCTGTCTAGTCACCTGGTTGTGGAATTGGAGTTAAGTGTTACCATATGCGGGATGTACAAGCCTAAGTTTGTAGCTACTGTCACCTTCAAAACTTGATGGATGGGTCTTTGGTAACCCAACTAGGACATTAGATATTCATTCTGAATAATTCTCTGACTGATGAAAACGGTCTAGGCATCTGAATAAGACAATATAAGAAGATTTCAGTGAAATAGTAAAGAGGCTGTTTAGTTCTCTTAATAGGAGTTCTATGGAGGATTTACCCACAGGGTGGTTGCCTCAATCTAGGACtgtgattattatcatcactatcgttatcattatcattcttatcaataATATctttaatgttatcatcattgtttaacctcaggaccccttttcctatgggatcctgcagcttcatggctgtGCTTCCATTAGTAGCAAGGAAAGGATAGACTCCAAGACATTTGAAGTGAGAAGCTCTTCGATGCGATTGTActtcgatgatacagcctcatccaaggtgacttttcactcgcagcgtaACCGTAAGCAGGCGGAGTTCGGCAGCGCCCAACCCCAGACTTGCCAGTGCAGACGAAATTACACATGGATGTATTTCAACTGGTTCCAAGACAAAGAttattctgtctgtctctgttctGAGGGAAATACCTTCAATACTAGACGAAATACAGGAAGTCCACCTAGTGGTGGGCTAGAACGGGGTACTGGGAGGCTGTGAATCTATTCTGTAGAAACAGAGATGGATTGGAACAAATCAACCAATGAGTTCTGATCTCCCTTGGAGGACTCACTACTGGAAACTGGAGCCAAGATATGGGTCAGAGCCGAAAAGGTTAAGACCAGAAGATCAGAAATCGGTAAGTTAGGAACTGGATCAAAATGTATGAAGTGACTAGTTTCTCATATTCCTTACTATGATCACACTTGTCGATCAGGAAGGCTTCACGGTATACTAGCCTTAACGTCAGTGCCTGAGGACTCACAGCCTAAGAAGACAGTGTTCGATAGATGAACAAGATGAGACTTAGAGCTATAGAGGTCACATTTCAGACAGTCAGATCTACTTAGGTTACAGTCCTATAAGTGAAAGCAAGAGGTCCGACCTTAGAGTGTTTGAACCAATAGATCTGTGTTGGAGACGtcaataagagtgagtgctgataCCTTACGTCATTTATACCTATTACCAATTTATCTAGAAGTAGATAGTCAACACAGAGGTTGACTACAGTAAGGTTGCACTAATCTAGCTGTATACGACAAGGTAAAGTAAGTTGTGAGACTTTAATTAAAACGAGTTACTTGACAGGTAAGTAAGTGTAGGAGTTGTCTAAACGACTCTGTACGGATACCTGGCGACGCTAACGTAAATTAATTGGGTGAATTCGGTGTTTCTGGTGTCTTTTTGTCGTGTTTACGGCAAGGGGTGACGTTAATTAGGACTAATTTACATACAGCAGGGATGATGTTATTAAGCAGTTTTGTCCATACGGAGGGGGTAACGCTAGTGAGTACTACTGTATGTACAGAGGGTGGGTAACAGAAATGAGTACTTTTGCACAGAAGGGATAATGCTATTCAGTCCTTTTGTGTATAAAGCCGGGGTAACATCACTGAGTACCACTATAAAGTATATACAACAAGGGTAACATTAAGGGAGTCTATTGGCTTCAACTACTCTTGTTTGGTCAgtcattccatgtgttaacatTCCAATAATCCTTTTCAAGAAAGAGCACTCTGTCCTCATTCGTAGCCGAGCAATGACCTGTGATTCTGCATCCATCACTATGTGTGGAACAATACTGGTTTAGTCCCAGATAACAGCTTGTGCCAAGACGGTCGAAGCGCTTTCACAATTTTCAGTGGCCAGGTCTCCAGTTGCCTCGCAACCTTTTCCTTTGTTAGCTAAATAAGTTAAGGTCGCCTGGACTGATCTCGAAAagatttctagtttttttttttttacttagtccACGAACCATCTTGGGTAGCTCGCTGTCACTGTACTCTTTCTCTTCTATGTTTCTTTACTCAAGTAAGGTGACTAaaaatgaacacagtattcaaagtAGGGACACACGAAtgagcttaacctaacctaagctaaccttacTTCACAGACATGAATTCCGGTGCCCTGCTCGCGTAACCTAAATTTacatccgtcttttttttttactgtttctacGCGCCACAGTCCTGGCTTTAGTTAACTGGAGATTATCGCATCTTAGTCTTTTAGGAGACGTATCTCCACAGAGTTCGGTTTTACTGCCAGTGTTTAAGAGTCGCCGATTTTCCGCTATCAGAATAAATTTGTCGTCTCTGAACTCAGTCCATCAGTTTCTTCAAGGCATCTAGTATCTGTAAAGGTAAAGCTATTCTAGCTATACTTCTCAGTCTGGTAACGTCTGAGACTTTTgatatacttaaagaaaaaacTGCGTATTATCTGTGTCCTTTATATACAAACAGAATGAGAAATGGTCCTAATACTGATCCCTGTTACattccacttgtcacgtctaactatTCTGAGACTTGACTGTTATTCACTATGCTGTTTGGGGTCAGACAACCAGTTTTATAGAACTGCTAAAGGAACAATGAATGAATGACAATACATTATTTGAGCTGCGTCTTGCACACGAGAGAGAAATGATATGCTAAAGAAGATATTGATTTTCTATGTGATGGGTTAAAATGAAGCACCATTGTTAAAGTTAACAGCACCAACGCATGTGTCAGTATAGACAGATCAAACTTTCATTATCAATAGAACTGTACTCCATGTGTGAGCAATGTTCCATGTCATGCTTTGCCTTGACGGACTTACCAACTGTGATCTCACAGTGACAAATAGCTTCAACCAGCTGGGACCGGAACTCAGGGCTGCAACTATCATATTACTGACTCACCAGCTGCATGCCAGCTGGGATGAA harbors:
- the LOC139760129 gene encoding lachesin-like → MMETPFCMTLLTLLLLTPQGLSKGYNNYNYNYDETYYYDYGDGEEEPPSFLARSQTFTVEVGQSVIIPCDVENEGTNKLIIKKIPAGGVKEKLLSVGKQKVTRDRRIIVDGARLTISHARPRDAGTFLCQFDLEPPIELKHTLDVQYAPSIRSLAPPEQHVAKGSTVTLECKAQGNPEPIIRWSRQEGPLPSGLRSEQGKSLTLEGVDRHVEGTYLCTADNGIGELASAAMSVTVEYPPEITTEKAIVRTGEGDHVELVCLVRGRPSPDVTWTLDGRQLPDTDMDTQLHLPDLTSGGYDSQKDHLSLTHAAHRHTLTIKNVSEKDFGAYVCIAENVHGQRKAAIQMTGLPKPPQLTSSPNGGESTMYTLTWETESYYPITEFLIKYRKTQLGAWQTNRTMVMAGSWENVSQIVDSVNVSRDTRHSMAFTLTGLEVATDYVVVVRVRNKYGWSAESEHFHFSTKKAMAVLQSTSGARGQSVTLSVGLLLPLCLMNI